A stretch of Lathyrus oleraceus cultivar Zhongwan6 chromosome 6, CAAS_Psat_ZW6_1.0, whole genome shotgun sequence DNA encodes these proteins:
- the LOC127091336 gene encoding uncharacterized protein At2g38710: MVTANQEMVVYCFDTLVAHYNGDQPPPPSFEDGQHPLFVTWKKVVNGGEPRLRGCIGSLEARGLIKGFRDYALTSALRDRRFPPIEARELPQLECTVSILTNYETANDYLDWEVGKHGIIIEFSDPDYNTRRSATYLPEVAAHEGWTVIEAIDSLIRKAGCNSRITESLRKSIHLTRYQSTLFTMHYGEYVSYVKQARGEAPSVVGAKLPS; the protein is encoded by the exons ATGGTGACGGCGAATCAAGAAATGGTTGTTTACTGCTTCGACACACTCGTTGCTCACTACAATGGTGACCAACCTCCTCCTCCTTCCTTCGAGGATGGTCAACA CCCCTTGTTTGTTACATGGAAGAAAGTGGTAAATGGTGGAGAGCCTCGTCTTCGTGGATGCATTGGTTCTCTAGAAGCACGTGGTTTGATCAAAGGCTTCAGAGATTATGCGCTAACTAG CGCTCTTAGGGACCGCAGGTTTCCACCTATAGAGGCTAGGGAGCTTCCTCAACTGGAGTGCACTGTCTCTATTCTTACCAACTATGAAACTGCTAATGATTACCTTGATTGGGAG GTAGGAAAACATGGTATAATTATTGAATTTTCTGACCCTGACTATAACACCAGGCGAAGTGCCACATACCTGCCTGAAGTGGCTGCCCATGAAG GTTGGACTGTAATAGAGGCCATCGATTCTTTGATACGTAAAGCTGGCTGCAACAGTAGAATCACCGAGTCACTCAGGAAGAGCATACATCTAACCAGATACCAAAGCACCTTATTCACTATGCACTATGGTGAATATGTTTCCTATGTGAAACAGGCAAGAGGTGAAGCTCCATCCGTTGTTGGAGCTAAATTGCCTAGCTAG